A window of the Arachis duranensis cultivar V14167 chromosome 5, aradu.V14167.gnm2.J7QH, whole genome shotgun sequence genome harbors these coding sequences:
- the LOC107487974 gene encoding putative glucose-6-phosphate 1-epimerase: MAFSVNTITFPNISRVNRLDYSSIQFRFVPTMSNKTITSSGIQLTEGQGNLPKLVLTSPSGSEAEIYLYGGCVTSWKLPTGKDLLFVRPDAVFNKKKPISGGIPHCFPQFGPGSIQQHGFARNMDWTVADSENVEGDPVVTLELKDDSYSRAMWDFGFHALFKVTLNSKSLSTELKVKNTDNKAFSFTTALHTYFSASVSGASVKGLKGCKTLNKDPDPKNPVEGTEERDVVTFPGFVDCIYLGAPDELQLDNGLGDLISVKNTNWSDAVLWNPHLQMEACYKDFVCVENAKIESVQLEPEQTWTAVQHLSIA; encoded by the exons ATGGCATTCTCCGTCAACACCATCACTTTTCCCAACATTAGTCGAGTCAACAGGTTAGATTACTCTAGCATACAATTTCGTTTCGTCCCAACTATGAGCAACAAAACAATCACCTCTTCCGGAATTCAACTCACTGAAGGCCAAGGAAACTTGCCTAAACTTGTTCTTACTTCACCCTCTGGTAG TGAGGCTGAGATATACTTGTATGGAGGGTGTGTTACCTCTTGGAAACTTCCCACTGGCAAAGACCTTCTTTTTGTTCGCCCAGATGCTGTTTTCAATAAGAAGAAACCAATCAG TGGAGGTATCCCACATTGTTTTCCTCAGTTTGGTCCTGGCTCAATTCAGCAG CATGGATTTGCACGGAATATGGATTGGACCGTTGCGGATTCTGAAAATGTGGAGGGAGATCCTGTTGTTACTCTGGAACTGAAGGATGATTCCTATAGTCGCGCTATGTGGGATTTCGGTTTCCATGCCTTATTCAAG GTCACACTTAATTCTAAGAGTCTTTCAACtgagttaaaagttaaaaatacaGACAACAAGGCATTTTCATTTACTACTGCCCTGCACACGTATTTTAGT GCTTCTGTGAGTGGTGCATCCGTAAAGGGATTGAAAGGATGCAAAACACTGAACAAAGATCCAGATCCTAAAAATCCAGTGGAGGGTACAGAAGAAAG GGATGTGGTCACTTTCCCGGGATTTGTAGATTGCATTTATCTTGGAGCTCCTGATGAGTTACAACTTGACAATGGCTTGGGTGATTTAATATCTGTCAAGAATACAAA TTGGTCAGATGCTGTGTTGTGGAATCCACATCTTCAAATGGAAGCGTGTTACAAAGATTTTGTTTGTGTTGAAAATGCTAAG ATTGAAAGTGTCCAGCTAGAGCCAGAGCAAACTTGGACAGCTGTGCAGCATCTTAGCATTGCTTGA